Proteins from a single region of Sphingomonas morindae:
- a CDS encoding HK97 family phage prohead protease, with protein sequence MSLRLAGYAALFDTVDKGGDLIRPGAFRRAVAAGAARVPLLWQHEAARPIGRIEHLAEDRRGLRVIARLTPGAPGAEAAAALLRDGAIGGLSFGYRVRASQAAPAGRALTDVELVEISLVTFPMQPGARVHALADEEQDDGL encoded by the coding sequence ATGAGCCTGCGCCTCGCCGGCTATGCGGCGCTGTTCGACACGGTGGACAAGGGCGGCGACCTGATCCGCCCGGGCGCCTTCCGGCGCGCGGTGGCGGCGGGCGCGGCGCGGGTGCCGCTGCTGTGGCAGCACGAGGCGGCGCGGCCGATCGGCCGGATCGAGCATCTCGCCGAGGACCGGCGCGGGCTGCGCGTGATCGCGCGGCTGACCCCGGGCGCCCCGGGCGCCGAGGCGGCGGCGGCGCTGCTGCGCGACGGCGCGATCGGCGGGCTGAGCTTCGGCTATCGCGTGCGCGCCAGCCAGGCGGCGCCGGCGGGGCGCGCGCTGACCGATGTCGAGCTTGTCGAGATTTCCCTGGTGACCTTCCCGATGCAGCCGGGTGCCCGGGTGCATGCCCTAGCAGACGAGGAGCAGGACGATGGACTATGA
- a CDS encoding phage major capsid protein produces the protein MDYEVKADALAASFAPLEAVDGLRADMAALKARLDQAAVAAARPALDGAKAAPEARAFIERYCRGGEVAGLEIKAVAGTSGAAGGYAVPRQIDAQIGDTLRAISPLRAIAQVVQIGSAGYRKLIATGGVSSGWAAEDGVRAETATPSFVELAPPTGDLFANPAASQAMLDDAAFDLEAWLAAEIGQEFARAEGAAFINGDGANKPRGLMQAPRASQDDAGRPFGTLQYRATGVDGKWPAAQPENALIDLVQCLRQPYRQGATWLMNAATLASIRKFKTNDGAFLWQPGLAAGQPGTLLGYPVAEAEDMPDIGSGTTPIAFGNFRLGYLIVDRGETAILRDPYTRKPFVYFYASRRVGGCVANSEAIKLLRFAAN, from the coding sequence ATGGACTATGAGGTGAAGGCGGATGCGCTGGCGGCGAGCTTCGCGCCGCTCGAGGCGGTGGACGGGTTGCGCGCCGACATGGCGGCGTTGAAGGCGCGGCTGGATCAGGCGGCGGTGGCGGCGGCGCGGCCGGCGCTGGACGGCGCCAAGGCGGCGCCCGAGGCGCGCGCCTTCATCGAGCGCTATTGCCGCGGCGGCGAGGTGGCGGGGCTGGAGATCAAGGCGGTGGCGGGCACCAGCGGCGCCGCCGGCGGCTATGCCGTGCCGCGCCAGATCGACGCGCAGATCGGCGACACGCTGCGCGCCATCTCGCCGCTGCGCGCGATCGCGCAGGTGGTGCAGATCGGCTCGGCGGGCTATCGCAAGCTGATCGCGACCGGCGGGGTCAGCTCGGGCTGGGCCGCCGAGGATGGCGTCCGCGCCGAGACGGCGACGCCGAGCTTTGTCGAGCTGGCGCCGCCGACCGGCGATCTCTTCGCCAATCCGGCGGCGAGCCAGGCGATGCTCGACGATGCCGCCTTCGACCTCGAGGCGTGGCTCGCCGCCGAGATCGGGCAGGAATTCGCGCGGGCGGAGGGCGCCGCCTTCATCAATGGCGATGGCGCCAACAAGCCGCGCGGGCTGATGCAGGCGCCGCGCGCCAGCCAGGACGATGCCGGCCGGCCCTTTGGCACGCTCCAATACCGGGCGACGGGGGTGGACGGGAAATGGCCGGCCGCCCAGCCCGAGAATGCGCTGATCGATCTCGTCCAGTGCCTGCGCCAGCCCTATCGCCAGGGCGCGACCTGGCTGATGAACGCGGCGACGCTGGCGAGCATCCGCAAGTTCAAGACCAATGACGGCGCCTTTCTGTGGCAGCCGGGCCTCGCCGCCGGCCAGCCGGGCACGCTGCTCGGCTATCCGGTGGCCGAGGCCGAGGACATGCCCGATATCGGCTCCGGCACCACGCCGATCGCCTTCGGCAATTTCCGGCTGGGCTATCTGATCGTCGATCGCGGCGAGACCGCGATCCTGCGCGATCCCTATACGCGCAAGCCCTTCGTCTATTTCTACGCGAGCCGCCGGGTGGGCGGCTGCGTCGCCAATAGCGAGGCGATCAAGCTGCTGCGCTTCGCCGCCAACTGA
- a CDS encoding head-tail connector protein: protein MMADTDEAGPAEALVQAKAYLRIEDAAEDGLLAGLVGSALALCERFTGVALLAREQEARLDGAEPGWQRLPATPVAAIAAPRLGGQALAAADYATDIDAAGDGWVRLRSAQPGVVTVRFTAGLASGWPGLPAPLRQGVVRLAAHLHAHRDEAEAAAPPAAVAALWRPWRRMRLR, encoded by the coding sequence ATGATGGCGGACACCGACGAGGCCGGGCCGGCGGAGGCGCTGGTCCAGGCCAAGGCCTATCTGCGGATCGAGGACGCGGCCGAGGACGGGCTGCTGGCGGGGCTGGTCGGCAGCGCGCTGGCGCTGTGCGAGCGCTTCACCGGGGTGGCGCTGCTCGCCCGCGAGCAGGAGGCGCGGCTGGACGGCGCCGAGCCCGGCTGGCAGCGCCTGCCCGCGACCCCGGTGGCGGCGATCGCCGCGCCGCGCCTGGGCGGCCAGGCGCTGGCGGCGGCGGACTATGCGACCGATATCGACGCCGCCGGCGATGGCTGGGTGCGGCTGCGCAGCGCCCAGCCGGGGGTGGTGACGGTGCGCTTCACCGCCGGGCTCGCCAGCGGCTGGCCGGGGCTGCCGGCGCCGCTCCGCCAGGGCGTGGTGCGGCTGGCGGCGCATCTGCACGCGCATCGCGACGAGGCCGAGGCGGCGGCGCCGCCGGCGGCGGTGGCGGCGCTGTGGCGGCCCTGGCGGCGGATGCGGCTGCGATGA
- a CDS encoding head-tail adaptor protein, whose translation MSGLASALRERVRLLMRDETRDALGGAAGLWREGPERWAAVRGDGFSGAGDARFLVTLRASQLVLAAERVRWRGRLYAIWRAQSDPLDPERIVFRVEALRGASRGDEA comes from the coding sequence ATGAGCGGCCTGGCAAGCGCGCTGCGCGAGCGGGTTCGCCTGCTCATGCGCGACGAGACGCGCGACGCGCTGGGCGGCGCGGCGGGCCTGTGGCGGGAAGGGCCCGAGCGCTGGGCGGCGGTGCGCGGCGACGGCTTCAGCGGCGCGGGCGACGCGCGCTTCCTCGTGACGCTGCGGGCGAGCCAGCTGGTGCTCGCCGCCGAGCGGGTGCGCTGGCGCGGCCGGCTCTACGCCATCTGGCGCGCGCAGAGCGATCCGCTCGATCCCGAGCGGATCGTGTTCCGGGTGGAGGCGCTGCGCGGCGCGAGCCGGGGGGACGAGGCATGA
- the gp17 gene encoding tail completion protein gp17: protein MTAAEALQSALVAALSPILPVHDGPPRRAGRPYIEIAETLALDWGTKDRPGRELRLSLLLWDERASPARLHALAGRVEAAVAALPRALPGHRLASLVLLRALLVRPPAGPWAARQDWRARLLAEA, encoded by the coding sequence ATGACCGCCGCCGAGGCGCTGCAGAGCGCGCTGGTGGCGGCGCTGTCGCCGATCCTGCCGGTGCATGACGGGCCGCCGCGCCGCGCGGGCCGGCCCTATATCGAGATCGCCGAGACGCTGGCGCTCGACTGGGGGACCAAGGACCGGCCGGGGCGCGAGCTGCGGCTGTCGCTGCTGCTGTGGGACGAGCGCGCCAGCCCGGCGCGGCTCCACGCGCTGGCGGGGCGGGTGGAGGCGGCGGTGGCGGCGCTGCCGCGCGCGCTGCCGGGGCACAGGCTGGCGAGCCTGGTGCTGCTCCGCGCGCTGCTGGTGCGGCCCCCGGCCGGGCCCTGGGCGGCGCGGCAGGACTGGCGGGCGCGGCTGCTCGCCGAGGCATGA
- a CDS encoding phage tail tube protein: protein MAAQSGASFLLKIGDGKPDPGFTTIAGLRTTQMRIDGEMVAITNKDSGGWRELLDGAGTRSLSVSGSGIFTGSAAETRLKAQALSGRIETFELSFDGGERMRGRFLVSRLDYSGDYNGERSYTLALESAGPVVPL, encoded by the coding sequence ATGGCCGCACAGAGCGGGGCGAGCTTTCTGCTCAAGATCGGCGACGGCAAGCCCGATCCGGGCTTCACCACGATCGCCGGGCTGCGCACCACCCAGATGCGCATCGATGGCGAGATGGTGGCGATCACCAACAAGGATTCGGGCGGCTGGCGCGAATTGCTGGACGGCGCCGGCACGCGCAGCCTTTCGGTGAGCGGGAGCGGCATCTTCACCGGATCGGCGGCGGAGACGCGGCTCAAGGCGCAGGCGCTGTCGGGCCGGATCGAGACGTTCGAGCTGAGCTTCGACGGCGGCGAGCGGATGCGCGGCCGCTTCCTGGTGAGCCGGCTCGACTATAGCGGCGATTACAATGGCGAGCGCAGCTACACGCTGGCCCTGGAATCGGCCGGCCCGGTGGTGCCGCTGTGA
- a CDS encoding GTA-gp10 family protein translates to MRGEAAFPVRGAALRLRPSFAALVAAETELGSLFALVERAAEGRLRLDEVVALFWHCRSDAPEALDRASLGEAVVEAGLAAALPALRQLLGQIVQGR, encoded by the coding sequence ATGCGCGGCGAGGCCGCCTTCCCGGTGCGCGGCGCGGCGCTGCGGCTGCGGCCGAGCTTCGCCGCGCTGGTCGCCGCCGAGACGGAGCTGGGCTCGCTGTTCGCGCTGGTCGAGCGCGCCGCCGAGGGCCGGCTGCGGCTCGACGAGGTGGTGGCGCTGTTCTGGCATTGCCGCAGCGACGCGCCCGAGGCGCTCGACCGCGCCAGCCTGGGCGAGGCGGTGGTGGAGGCGGGGCTGGCGGCGGCGCTGCCGGCGCTGCGCCAGCTGCTCGGCCAGATCGTGCAGGGCCGGTGA
- a CDS encoding phage tail assembly chaperone, whose amino-acid sequence MSADFAARAARLAGLAGALAGWSPDHFWRATPAELAALLLALAGPAAAAPCARAELERMKERFPDG is encoded by the coding sequence GTGAGCGCGGATTTCGCGGCGCGCGCGGCGCGGCTCGCGGGGCTGGCGGGGGCGCTGGCGGGCTGGTCGCCCGATCACTTCTGGCGCGCGACGCCGGCCGAGCTGGCGGCGCTGCTGCTGGCGCTGGCCGGGCCGGCGGCGGCGGCGCCCTGCGCGCGCGCCGAGCTGGAGCGGATGAAGGAGCGGTTTCCCGATGGATGA
- a CDS encoding tail tape measure protein, protein MDEASETLLIDVRADTQGFARDAASLRDMIAGAMGEGGRLGGVMIHRALGALLLDGKVDIERLALGTLRQLAEQAVGVLVKATGLGGGGGAAIGGGGGAGGGGGLDLLALAGGLVRGLIGAPGRATGGPVAPGAAYRVGEQGAEWFVPASAGRIVPAGEAGAARPVRVEIVVRPPAETAPAALAQSSRQVARAVAEALAAAER, encoded by the coding sequence ATGGATGAGGCGAGCGAGACGCTGCTGATCGACGTGCGCGCCGACACCCAGGGCTTTGCCCGCGACGCGGCGTCGCTGCGCGACATGATCGCGGGCGCGATGGGCGAGGGCGGGCGGCTGGGCGGGGTGATGATCCACCGCGCGCTGGGCGCGCTGCTGCTCGACGGCAAGGTGGATATCGAGCGGCTGGCGCTGGGGACGCTGCGCCAGCTCGCCGAGCAGGCGGTGGGCGTGCTCGTCAAGGCGACGGGGCTCGGCGGGGGCGGCGGCGCGGCGATCGGCGGCGGCGGCGGCGCGGGCGGCGGCGGCGGGCTCGATCTGCTCGCGCTGGCGGGCGGGCTGGTGCGGGGGCTGATCGGCGCGCCCGGCCGCGCCACCGGCGGCCCGGTCGCGCCCGGCGCGGCCTATCGCGTGGGCGAGCAGGGCGCCGAATGGTTCGTGCCGGCGAGCGCGGGGCGGATCGTGCCCGCCGGCGAGGCCGGCGCGGCGCGTCCGGTGCGGGTCGAGATCGTGGTGCGGCCCCCGGCCGAGACGGCGCCGGCGGCGCTCGCCCAATCCTCCCGCCAGGTGGCGCGCGCGGTGGCCGAGGCGCTGGCGGCGGCGGAGCGCTGA
- a CDS encoding DUF2460 domain-containing protein gives MGHWLADAEAAARAQAQGGWLRRFDPRYWTVDFPRPMMAGVVTTAVDALRVEALFYNRDDLAGLIWEAEDRRDHPLLRYETARDFRGVTLRFRWRSRGLKPLDAVHGPTLTLEGRDPEGRARAWYVRLWNYARGTPEDAEIRLDFAALAAGWTPGEGEGAYAGDLDRIMVSLAAPGYDAKPGRLAAPAEAWLELSGLRCDGPGAVLARGDAWLPPHGAGIATGYDDGYNQTPARLIGQIEALGYRGAICHYIGMSHYFRLRPDGVALRADEAAPVLNGPCRMWHADLLRRAAAAGLEVILSLSYEMLEAHCWEAWKQRFADGSPALTGWQPPSALLSPAHPGAMAYLQAVARALASLAVAAGVPVRVQIGEPWWWVRADGAIALHDAAARAVLGREAATVTQVRGAPPAAALAVLDRAGALLAASTAALRDAVKAVAPEAETLLLVYLPTLLDPATPEARRANLPAAWARPAFDRLQLEDYAWVTAGAAGASARGAEEAGARLGYPPERQDYLAGFVADAEAAAAAWPRIEAAAAAARARGVARLFVWALPQVARDGFTRFGEEEGAMDAFDEVDFPLALGREAQVAPGFSTSIVTSAAGHEQRNSAWAEARLRFDAGPGVRSEADMARLLAFFRARRGAARGFRFRDPFDSSSAADNGVPSPTDQRLGLGDGQRTDFPLLKLYGEGDPQGRRITRPVAGSVRVSLDGVERLAGWQLAPGGLIRFAAPPAPGAIVRAGYRFDVPVRFAEDRLEVNRAAFGAGIATSVPLVELREA, from the coding sequence ATGGGCCATTGGCTGGCGGACGCCGAGGCGGCGGCGCGCGCCCAGGCGCAGGGCGGCTGGCTGCGGCGTTTCGACCCGCGCTACTGGACCGTCGACTTCCCCCGGCCGATGATGGCGGGGGTGGTGACGACGGCGGTGGACGCGCTGCGGGTCGAGGCGCTCTTCTACAATCGCGACGATCTCGCCGGGCTGATCTGGGAGGCGGAGGATCGCCGGGACCATCCGCTGCTGCGCTACGAGACCGCGCGCGACTTTCGCGGCGTGACGCTGCGCTTCCGCTGGCGTTCGCGCGGGCTGAAGCCGCTCGACGCGGTGCATGGCCCGACGCTGACGCTGGAGGGGCGCGACCCCGAGGGGCGCGCGCGCGCCTGGTATGTGCGGCTGTGGAACTATGCGCGCGGGACGCCCGAGGATGCCGAGATCCGCCTCGATTTCGCGGCGCTCGCCGCCGGCTGGACGCCCGGCGAAGGCGAGGGCGCCTATGCCGGCGACCTCGACCGCATCATGGTTTCGCTGGCGGCGCCGGGCTATGACGCCAAGCCCGGCCGGCTGGCGGCGCCCGCCGAGGCCTGGCTGGAGCTGAGCGGGCTGCGCTGCGACGGGCCGGGGGCGGTGCTGGCGCGGGGCGATGCCTGGCTGCCGCCGCACGGCGCCGGGATCGCGACCGGCTATGACGATGGCTATAATCAGACGCCGGCGCGGCTGATCGGCCAGATCGAGGCGCTCGGCTATCGCGGGGCGATCTGCCACTATATCGGCATGAGCCATTATTTCCGGCTGCGGCCGGACGGGGTGGCGCTGCGCGCGGACGAGGCGGCGCCGGTGCTGAACGGGCCCTGCCGGATGTGGCACGCCGATCTGCTGCGCCGCGCCGCGGCGGCCGGGCTGGAGGTGATCCTCTCGCTCTCCTACGAGATGCTGGAGGCGCATTGCTGGGAGGCGTGGAAGCAGCGCTTCGCCGATGGCAGCCCGGCGCTGACCGGCTGGCAGCCGCCCTCCGCTTTGCTCTCGCCCGCGCATCCGGGCGCGATGGCCTATCTCCAGGCGGTCGCCCGCGCCCTCGCGTCGCTGGCGGTGGCGGCGGGCGTGCCGGTGCGCGTGCAGATCGGCGAGCCCTGGTGGTGGGTGCGCGCGGATGGCGCGATCGCGCTCCACGACGCCGCCGCGCGCGCCGTGCTGGGACGCGAGGCGGCGACGGTGACGCAGGTGCGCGGCGCGCCGCCGGCGGCGGCGCTGGCGGTGCTGGACCGGGCCGGCGCGCTGCTGGCCGCCAGCACCGCCGCACTCCGCGACGCGGTTAAGGCGGTGGCGCCCGAAGCCGAGACGCTGCTGCTCGTCTATCTGCCGACGCTGCTCGATCCCGCCACGCCCGAGGCGCGGCGCGCCAATCTGCCCGCCGCCTGGGCGCGCCCGGCCTTCGACCGGCTTCAGCTGGAGGATTATGCGTGGGTGACGGCGGGCGCGGCCGGCGCCTCGGCGCGCGGCGCCGAAGAGGCGGGCGCGCGGCTCGGCTATCCGCCCGAGCGCCAGGATTATCTCGCCGGCTTCGTGGCGGACGCCGAGGCGGCGGCGGCGGCCTGGCCGCGGATCGAGGCGGCGGCGGCGGCGGCGCGGGCGCGCGGCGTGGCGCGGCTCTTCGTCTGGGCGCTGCCGCAGGTGGCGCGCGACGGCTTCACCCGGTTCGGCGAGGAGGAGGGCGCGATGGATGCGTTCGACGAGGTGGATTTCCCGCTGGCGCTGGGGCGCGAGGCGCAGGTGGCGCCCGGCTTCTCGACCAGCATCGTGACCAGCGCGGCGGGCCATGAGCAGCGCAACAGCGCCTGGGCCGAGGCGCGGCTGCGCTTCGACGCGGGGCCGGGGGTGCGATCGGAGGCGGACATGGCGCGGCTGCTCGCCTTTTTCCGGGCGCGGCGGGGCGCGGCGCGCGGCTTCCGCTTCCGCGATCCGTTCGATTCCAGCTCGGCGGCGGACAATGGCGTGCCCTCGCCGACCGACCAGCGGCTGGGCCTGGGCGACGGTCAGCGCACCGATTTTCCGCTGCTCAAATTGTATGGCGAGGGCGATCCGCAGGGGCGGCGGATCACCCGCCCGGTGGCGGGCAGCGTGCGGGTGAGCCTGGACGGGGTGGAGCGGCTGGCGGGCTGGCAGCTGGCGCCGGGCGGGCTGATCCGCTTCGCCGCGCCGCCGGCGCCGGGCGCGATCGTGCGCGCGGGCTATCGCTTCGACGTTCCGGTGCGCTTCGCCGAGGATCGGCTGGAGGTGAACCGCGCGGCGTTCGGCGCCGGGATCGCGACCAGCGTGCCGCTGGTGGAGCTGCGCGAGGCATGA
- a CDS encoding DUF2163 domain-containing protein: protein MSGPVVEAALTTLALGWRLDRRDGVTLGFTSHDRDLTVAGLRYRARPGMLPSALRQGDGFQVATLDVAGTLSDAAIRAADLDAGRWDGALCRLYLIDWAAPEAGLLLLARGELGDVTRRDSGFTAELRGATALLERPVVERTSAECRADLGDRRCRIDLAPRTRVARLVAIDEAGLTADTAEPVPNAYGFGRLRWLDGANAGLWCAVAASSGTRLTLRAAPRAPAVAGERLLLVEGCDRTFATCRARFGNAANFRGEPHLPGHDLLARYGTR, encoded by the coding sequence ATGAGCGGGCCGGTGGTGGAGGCCGCGCTGACGACGCTGGCGCTGGGCTGGCGGCTCGACCGGCGCGACGGGGTGACGCTGGGCTTTACCAGCCATGATCGCGATCTGACGGTGGCCGGGCTGCGGTATCGCGCGCGGCCGGGCATGCTGCCCTCGGCGCTGCGCCAGGGCGACGGCTTCCAGGTGGCGACGCTCGACGTGGCGGGCACGCTCAGCGACGCGGCGATCCGCGCGGCCGATCTCGACGCCGGCCGCTGGGACGGCGCGCTCTGCCGGCTCTATCTGATCGACTGGGCCGCCCCCGAGGCGGGGCTGCTGCTGCTCGCGCGGGGCGAGCTGGGCGATGTGACGCGGCGCGACAGCGGCTTCACCGCCGAGCTGCGCGGCGCCACCGCGCTCTTAGAACGGCCGGTGGTGGAGCGGACCAGCGCCGAGTGCCGCGCCGATCTGGGCGACCGGCGCTGCCGCATCGACCTCGCGCCGCGCACGCGGGTGGCGCGGCTGGTGGCGATCGACGAGGCGGGGCTGACAGCGGACACCGCCGAGCCGGTGCCCAACGCCTATGGCTTCGGCCGGCTGCGCTGGCTGGACGGCGCCAATGCCGGGCTCTGGTGCGCCGTCGCGGCCTCATCGGGCACGCGGCTGACGCTGCGCGCGGCGCCGCGCGCGCCGGCGGTGGCGGGCGAGCGGCTGCTGCTGGTGGAAGGCTGCGACCGCACCTTCGCCACCTGCCGCGCGCGCTTCGGCAACGCCGCCAATTTCCGCGGCGAGCCGCATCTGCCGGGTCATGATCTGCTCGCCCGCTACGGCACGCGATGA
- a CDS encoding peptidoglycan endopeptidase: protein MSGAVVARARRCLGTAFRGHGRRPGEALDCVGLAAFALAVPDPPGGYALRGGGAAGAAAAIGAAGLAPVRDGGLPGDLLLLATGPHQLHLAIASAAGFIHADAGLGRVVEVPGPPPWPVIGRFRRATRRAGGG, encoded by the coding sequence ATGAGCGGCGCGGTGGTGGCGCGCGCGCGGCGGTGCCTGGGCACGGCCTTTCGCGGCCATGGCCGGCGGCCGGGCGAGGCGCTGGATTGCGTGGGGCTCGCCGCCTTCGCGCTGGCCGTGCCCGATCCGCCCGGCGGCTATGCGCTGCGCGGCGGCGGGGCGGCGGGCGCGGCGGCGGCGATCGGCGCGGCCGGGCTGGCGCCGGTGCGCGACGGCGGCCTGCCGGGCGATCTGCTGCTGCTCGCCACCGGCCCGCACCAGCTGCATCTCGCGATCGCGAGCGCGGCGGGCTTCATCCATGCCGATGCCGGGCTGGGGCGGGTGGTGGAGGTGCCGGGGCCGCCGCCCTGGCCGGTGATCGGACGGTTCCGCCGCGCGACGCGGCGCGCAGGCGGGGGATGA
- a CDS encoding GTA baseplate fiber-binding domain-containing protein — protein sequence MATLVLQTVGAALGGPIGGAVGALIGYTLDHTLFTPRAARGPRLNGLAVQGSGYGAALPRLFGTMRVAGTVIWSTDLIERREEAGGGKGRGSTTHYSYSASFAVALSARPIQRVGRIWAEGNLLRGAAGDWKSPIAGFRLHLGDEGQAPDPLIAAAQGLDATPAYRGLAYAVFEGLELGAFGNRIPSLGFEVIADAAPVSVGEIAAALSDGAIRGGPGERLTGFAAEGDSVRGALEALAEALPIALGEDAQGLVLLDEDAPARPIDPLALGGHGGTRAAPRLEIERRGEGLLTEALTLMHYDPARDFQPGAQTARRGAAGRRGGTVALAAALPAAAARALAEARLARDAAARETARVTLSAAGLAVPVGAILRLPDLAGRWRVRERRFEEWVVTLACTRLPGAAPPPPPASPGAPVIEPDRLSGRTRLALLDLPLAEAAPRDEPALLIAARGDGAGWRGAMLIGSRDEGQGWEAIGATAPPAVIGTAETALAPGGALLVDRRATLVVRLPGETALAGDDRLGWSAARTLMLVGDELLQFGTATALGDGRFRLSTLLRGRRGTEWAMALHQPGERVVLIEPTSLRRWPLPLAALGTRLRVSASGVGDAEPAEAALRFMGAALAPPAPVAGRMRRRGAGVRIEWVRRSRQGWDWRDGGEAPLGEERERYRVTVEGAPPHETDRPWLELAAARPGLSVTIEQLGTVAASPPLRLVLP from the coding sequence ATGGCGACTTTGGTGCTGCAGACGGTGGGCGCCGCGCTCGGCGGGCCGATCGGCGGCGCGGTCGGCGCGCTGATCGGCTATACCCTCGATCACACGCTGTTCACGCCGCGCGCGGCGCGGGGGCCGCGGCTCAACGGGCTGGCGGTGCAGGGATCGGGCTATGGCGCGGCGCTGCCGCGTCTGTTCGGGACGATGCGCGTGGCGGGCACGGTGATCTGGTCGACCGACCTGATCGAGCGGCGCGAGGAGGCCGGCGGCGGCAAGGGCCGGGGATCGACCACGCATTATAGTTATTCCGCCTCCTTCGCGGTCGCGCTGTCGGCGCGGCCGATCCAGCGGGTGGGGCGGATCTGGGCCGAGGGCAATTTGCTGCGCGGCGCGGCGGGCGACTGGAAGAGCCCGATCGCCGGCTTCCGCCTCCATCTGGGCGACGAGGGCCAGGCGCCCGATCCGCTGATCGCGGCCGCGCAGGGGCTGGACGCGACCCCGGCCTATCGCGGCCTCGCCTATGCCGTGTTCGAGGGGCTCGAGCTGGGGGCGTTCGGCAACCGCATCCCGTCGCTCGGCTTCGAGGTGATCGCCGACGCGGCGCCGGTGTCGGTGGGCGAGATCGCGGCCGCGCTGAGCGACGGCGCGATCCGCGGCGGCCCGGGCGAACGGCTGACGGGCTTTGCCGCCGAGGGCGACAGCGTGCGGGGCGCGCTGGAGGCGCTGGCCGAGGCGCTGCCGATCGCGCTCGGCGAGGATGCGCAGGGGCTGGTGCTGCTCGACGAGGACGCGCCGGCGCGGCCGATCGATCCGCTGGCGCTGGGCGGCCATGGCGGCACGCGCGCGGCGCCCCGGCTGGAGATCGAGCGGCGCGGCGAGGGCCTGCTGACCGAGGCGCTGACGCTGATGCATTATGATCCCGCGCGCGATTTCCAGCCCGGCGCGCAGACGGCGCGGCGCGGCGCGGCGGGGCGGCGCGGCGGCACGGTGGCGCTGGCGGCGGCGCTGCCGGCGGCGGCCGCGCGCGCGCTGGCCGAGGCGCGGCTGGCGCGCGACGCGGCGGCGCGCGAGACGGCGCGGGTGACGCTGTCGGCGGCGGGGCTGGCGGTGCCGGTGGGCGCGATCCTGCGCCTGCCCGATCTCGCCGGGCGCTGGCGCGTGCGCGAGCGCCGCTTCGAGGAGTGGGTGGTGACGCTCGCCTGCACCCGCCTGCCCGGCGCGGCGCCGCCGCCCCCGCCCGCCAGCCCGGGCGCGCCGGTGATCGAGCCCGATCGCCTGTCCGGCCGGACCCGGCTGGCGCTGCTCGACCTGCCGCTGGCCGAGGCGGCGCCGCGCGACGAGCCGGCGCTGCTGATCGCCGCGCGCGGCGACGGCGCGGGCTGGCGCGGCGCGATGCTGATCGGCAGCCGCGACGAGGGGCAGGGCTGGGAGGCGATCGGCGCCACCGCGCCGCCGGCGGTGATCGGCACGGCGGAGACGGCGCTCGCGCCCGGCGGCGCGCTGCTGGTGGACCGCCGCGCGACGCTGGTGGTGCGGCTGCCGGGCGAGACCGCGCTGGCCGGCGACGACCGGCTCGGCTGGTCGGCGGCGCGCACGCTGATGCTGGTGGGCGACGAGCTTCTCCAGTTCGGCACGGCGACGGCCTTGGGCGACGGGCGCTTCCGCCTGTCCACGCTGCTGCGCGGGCGGCGCGGCACCGAATGGGCGATGGCGCTGCACCAGCCGGGCGAGCGCGTGGTGCTGATCGAGCCTACGTCGCTGCGCCGCTGGCCGCTGCCGCTGGCCGCGCTCGGCACGCGGCTGCGCGTGTCGGCGAGCGGGGTCGGCGATGCCGAGCCGGCCGAGGCGGCGCTGCGCTTCATGGGCGCGGCGCTGGCGCCGCCCGCGCCGGTGGCGGGACGGATGCGGCGGCGCGGCGCGGGGGTGCGGATCGAGTGGGTGCGCCGCAGCCGCCAGGGCTGGGACTGGCGCGACGGCGGCGAGGCGCCGCTCGGCGAGGAGCGCGAGCGCTATCGCGTGACGGTGGAGGGCGCTCCCCCACACGAGACCGACCGGCCCTGGCTGGAGCTGGCGGCGGCGCGCCCCGGCCTGTCGGTCACGATCGAGCAGCTCGGCACCGTCGCCGCCTCGCCGCCGCTCCGGCTGGTCCTGCCCTGA
- a CDS encoding DUF2793 domain-containing protein, producing MADETPWLRLPLLAPGQAQKELFHNEALALLDGVAQLAVAGLGLTAPPAAPRPGQCWIVGAAATGEFAGQDQALAIWTEGGWRFVAARPGMTGWLIPDGLPVRFEDDRWTVGELCAKRLKIGGRQVVGMQQSAVALPSGGSNPDAEARAAISRIVTALVAHGLIAP from the coding sequence ATGGCCGACGAGACACCCTGGCTGCGCCTGCCGCTGCTCGCGCCCGGCCAGGCGCAGAAGGAGCTTTTCCACAATGAGGCGCTCGCTTTGCTCGACGGGGTGGCGCAGCTCGCGGTCGCGGGCCTCGGGCTGACGGCACCCCCGGCCGCGCCCAGGCCGGGCCAGTGCTGGATTGTCGGGGCCGCGGCGACGGGTGAGTTTGCCGGCCAAGATCAGGCACTTGCCATCTGGACCGAGGGAGGGTGGCGGTTCGTGGCGGCGCGGCCGGGCATGACCGGCTGGCTGATCCCCGACGGCCTGCCGGTACGCTTCGAGGACGATCGCTGGACGGTCGGCGAGCTGTGCGCCAAGCGCCTGAAAATAGGCGGCCGACAGGTGGTAGGAATGCAACAGTCGGCCGTGGCACTGCCGAGCGGCGGGAGCAATCCGGATGCCGAGGCGCGGGCCGCAATTTCGCGGATCGTTACGGCGCTGGTTGCGCATGGGCTGATCGCCCCCTAA